A stretch of Gossypium hirsutum isolate 1008001.06 chromosome A06, Gossypium_hirsutum_v2.1, whole genome shotgun sequence DNA encodes these proteins:
- the LOC121230430 gene encoding uncharacterized protein: MLFPWKKAKVTRISRLVAGLHQSPKRGGSLVVETGFPTSLIDLFVKNRDRLRKSSKKKSGPQILIPSPPCNEELQTPDMDDGELVIITRAGDDEKIGLHLVFKISLMVALAVSTRNLAVWIMMAALLLAVIEFVGTHFLGFLRPQSKTLFFESWIRKGLKSRADELVEKQQGTDFPDSCEIIELKDEIRRETAIITCKSERSRSARFKTSLIKKFVPKKLRHEKSKKQGKSNKKKDKESSNQVANEEDESETGGDQVLQVESEPENVRKGNSGTGYVFLLVMVILAGLTGGRGVALLLSLVCCFILIYIATHQKPKMTLV, from the coding sequence atGCTTTTTCCATGGAAGAAAGCCAAAGTAACCCGTATCTCACGGCTGGTTGCCGGCCTCCACCAATCCCCCAAACGCGGCGGATCCCTTGTGGTGGAGACTGGATTCCCGACATCCCTCATCGATCTGTTCGTTAAGAACCGTGATCGCTTGCGGAAGTCATCTAAAAAGAAATCCGGTCCCCAGATCCTAATCCCTTCCCCTCCCTGCAATGAAGAGCTACAAACTCCTGACATGGATGATGGCGAATTAGTAATAATTACGAGAGCAGGGGATGATGAGAAGATTGGCTTGCATCTCGtgtttaaaatttctttaatggTGGCTCTGGCTGTTAGTACCAGAAATCTTGCGGTTTGGATCATGATGGCTGCATTGTTACTTGCGGTAATAGAGTTTGTTGGCACACATTTTCTGGGTTTCTTGAGACCCCAATCCAAGACCCTTTTCTTCGAATCTTGGATTCGAAAGGGTTTGAAATCAAGAGCAGATGAATTGGTTGAGAAACAACAAGGAACTGACTTCCCTGATTCTTGcgagattattgaattgaaagatGAGATAAGAAGGGAAACCGCAATCATAACATGTAAGAGTGAGCGTAGTCGGAGTGCAAGATTCAAAACAAGTTTAATCAAGAAATTTGTTCCAAAGAAGTTGCGTCATGAAAAGAGTAAGAAGCAAGGGAAGAGTAACAAGAAGAAGGATAAGGAATCAAGTAATCAAGTAGCCAATGAAGAAGATGAATCAGAAACTGGAGGAGATCAAGTCTTGCAGGTTGAATCAGAACCGGAGAATGTAAGAAAAGGGAATTCAGGGACAGGGTACGTGTTTCTGCTTGTGATGGTTATTCTTGCTGGACTTACAGGGGGGCGGGGTGTTGCCCTTTTACTTTCCCTTGTATGCTGCTTCATACTAATATATATTGCAACACACCAGAAACCAAAGATGACATTGGTTTAA